A window from Camelus bactrianus isolate YW-2024 breed Bactrian camel chromosome 23, ASM4877302v1, whole genome shotgun sequence encodes these proteins:
- the LOC141574859 gene encoding olfactory receptor 8U3-like — MLCGFSVIYLVTVLGNLGLISLIRMDAQLQTPTYYFLSHLAFVDLCYSSAITPKMMVNFVVEHNMISFHACAMQLCCFLTFMIMECFLLASMAYDRYVAICRPLHYSTLISKRVCIQLVAVPYVYSFLVTLFHTIITFHLTYCGPNAINHFYCDDLPLLALSCSDTHVREVLIFAFAGFDMICSSSIVLTSYTFITAAILKIHSTQGRHKAISTCGSHVVAVIVFYGMLIFMYLQPRSSHSLDTDNMASVF, encoded by the coding sequence ATGCTTTGTGGGTTTTCAGTCATCTACCTGGTCACAGTGCTGGGCAACCTTGGGTTGATATCCTTGATCAGGATGGATGCTCAGCTCCAGACACCGACATACTACTTCCTCAGTCACTTGGCCTTTGTTGACCTTTGTTACTCCTCTGCTATCACTCCCAAGATGATGGTGAATTTTGTTGTGGAACACAACATGATTTCTTTCCATGCTTGTGCAATGCAACTGTGCTGTTTTCTCACCTTCATGATCATGGAGTGTTTCCTTTTAGCCTCCATGGCCTATGATCGTTATGTGGCCATCTGTAGACCCCTGCATTACTCCACACTGATATCAAAGAGGGTCTGCATTCAACTAGTGGCAGTTCCATATGTATACAGCTTTCTGGTCACCCTCTTCCATACCATTATCACCTTCCACCTAACTTACTGTGGCCCCAATGCTATTAACCATTTCTACTGTGATGACCTCCCTCTCTTGGCTCTGTCCTGCTCAGACACACATGTGAGGGAAGTTCTGATCTTTGCCTTTGCTGGCTTTGATATGATCTGCTCTTCTTCCATTGTCCTCACCTCCTATACCTTTATCACTGCTGCCATCCTGAAGATTCACTCTACCCAGGGGCGACACAAGGCCATTTCTACCTGTGGCTCCCACGTGGTGGCtgtcattgttttttatggcaTGCTGATCTTCATGTACCTACAGCCCAGATCCAGCCACTCCCTGGACACAGACAACATGGCATCCGTATTCTAA